The Peribacillus sp. FSL E2-0218 genome contains a region encoding:
- a CDS encoding Type 1 glutamine amidotransferase-like domain-containing protein, translated as MCKILLTSNGFFTDRIKQQFLQSIDGQIMNAKAAIITTGSQQKQYNKFAMKAKEDLGKMGFKQVDFMDIEFAFPERLKPYNVIYINGGNPFHLLFHMKKSGADLILKGLAKLNTVFVGVSAGAIILGPNIEVVNFFTPQINTVHMKDLAALSLTDIAVFPHYDREDLFPNNAGKSIEERLKVFEHINECSLVRLKDDESILLQ; from the coding sequence TTGTGTAAAATATTATTAACGTCTAATGGCTTTTTTACGGATAGGATTAAACAACAATTCCTGCAAAGTATTGATGGTCAAATTATGAACGCAAAAGCCGCTATCATTACTACAGGTTCTCAACAGAAGCAATACAATAAGTTTGCAATGAAGGCAAAAGAAGACTTAGGGAAAATGGGTTTTAAGCAAGTTGATTTTATGGATATAGAATTTGCTTTTCCTGAACGACTTAAACCATATAACGTGATTTACATTAACGGCGGGAACCCGTTTCATTTGCTGTTTCATATGAAAAAAAGTGGTGCTGACTTGATTTTAAAGGGCTTAGCAAAACTAAACACTGTATTTGTCGGGGTAAGTGCTGGAGCAATCATTCTAGGCCCGAACATCGAGGTTGTGAATTTTTTTACTCCGCAAATCAATACGGTACATATGAAGGATTTAGCTGCATTGAGTTTAACCGATATTGCTGTTTTTCCTCATTATGATCGAGAAGATCTGTTTCCTAATAACGCTGGCAAGTCAATAGAAGAGAGGTTGAAAGTGTTCGAACATATAAATGAATGTTCTCTTGTAAGACTCAAGGATGACGAATCCATCCTTTTACAGTGA
- a CDS encoding MFS transporter, translating into MNYKRFIVYQGTVGMAASMIFPFYILLIKNVGTSYSQFGWAYGIFSLTAALCYPLIGKITDKAGDKAFLLIYSWGMALILLAFPLAYEIWHVYLLQIIMGILGAVQKNTEKTVLARYVTKATAGKEIGNYHVWTSIGAAAAVIATGYLVDFLTIGSIFYLASLLFAWSGFLIMKMGQAPSLSIED; encoded by the coding sequence ATGAATTATAAACGATTTATTGTTTACCAAGGTACTGTAGGAATGGCTGCAAGCATGATATTCCCCTTTTATATATTGCTTATCAAAAATGTCGGGACAAGCTATTCCCAATTCGGCTGGGCATATGGAATATTTTCGCTGACTGCAGCACTATGTTACCCACTGATAGGAAAAATCACGGACAAAGCAGGTGACAAAGCATTTCTCCTCATTTATTCATGGGGAATGGCCCTGATCCTCCTGGCCTTTCCTCTTGCCTATGAAATATGGCATGTGTATCTCTTGCAAATTATCATGGGCATTCTTGGAGCCGTTCAAAAAAACACGGAAAAAACTGTACTTGCACGATATGTTACGAAAGCGACGGCTGGCAAGGAAATCGGCAACTACCATGTCTGGACCTCCATTGGTGCGGCAGCGGCGGTAATCGCCACCGGATATTTAGTCGACTTCCTAACGATCGGCAGCATTTTTTACCTTGCTTCCCTCCTGTTTGCCTGGAGCGGATTTCTGATCATGAAAATGGGACAGGCACCCTCCCTATCCATTGAGGATTGA